The Salvelinus fontinalis isolate EN_2023a chromosome 31, ASM2944872v1, whole genome shotgun sequence genome has a window encoding:
- the LOC129830334 gene encoding eukaryotic translation initiation factor 2 subunit 2-like isoform X1, which produces MSGDEMIFDPNMTKKKKKKKKPFMLEEESGDGVAEDTQQVEAKEVEPDGGEDREFDLDEDEGRKKEQSDDLDDLNFFNQKKKKKKPKKVFDNDIEEGIKELKIEGEQSEAAEEDDLDLQLPAKKKKSKKVDFQEEGEILEKDDTPEDDEGKNNDGISFSSQSGPAWLGTDRDYTYDELLNSVFNIMREKNPDMVAGEKRKFVMKPPQVVRVGTKKTSFVNFTDICKLLHRQPKHLLAFLLAELGTSGSIDGNNQLVIKGRFQQKQIENVLRRYIKEYVTCHTCRSPDTILQKDTRLYFLQCETCHSRCSVASIKTGFQAVTGKRAQLRAKAN; this is translated from the exons ATGTCAGGAGACGAA ATGATATTCGACCCCAAcatgaccaagaagaagaagaagaaaaagaagccttTCATGCTGGAAGAAGAAAGTGGAGACGGAGTGGCAGAGGACACACAGCAGGTAGAGGCCAAGGAGGTGGAACCTGACGGTGGGGAGGACAGAGAGTTCGACCTGGACGAGGACGAGGGAAGGAAGAAAG AGCAATCCGACGATCTTGATGACCTGAACTTTTTCAaccagaagaaaaagaagaagaagcccAAGAAAGTGTTTGATAATGACATTGAGGAGGGGATAAAG GAGCTGAAAATTGAAGGAGAGCAGAGCGAGGCAGCGGAAGAGGACGACCTGGATCTTCAGTTGCCTGCAAAGAAAAAAAAGTCCAAGAAGGTTGACTtccaggaggaaggagagatactTGAGAAGGACGATA CTCCCGAGGACGATGAGGGGAAAAACAATGATGGCATCTCATTCAGCTCCCAGTCTGGTCCGGCGTGgttagggacagacagagactacACATATGACGAG CTGCTGAACAGTGTCTTCAACATCATGCGGGAGAAGAACCCTGACATGGTGGCCGGAGAGAAGAGAAAGTTTGTTATGAAGCCTCCTCAGGTGGTCCGAGTGGGCACCAAGAAGACCTCGTTTGTCAACTTCACGGATATCTGTAAACT GTTGCATCGTCAGCCAAAACATCTTCTGGCATTTTTGTTGGCTGAGCTGGGGACAAG TGGCTCCATAGATGGAAATAATCAGCTTGTGATCAAAGGAAGATTTCAACAGAAACAGATTGAAAATGTCTTGAGAAGATATATTA AAGAATATGTGACGTGTCACACGTGTCGCTCCCCTGACACCATCCTACAAAAGGACACCCGTCTCTACTTCCTCCAGTGTGAGACCTGCCACTCACGCTGCTCCGTGGCCAGCATCAAGACTGGCTTCCAGGCTGTCACGGGCAAGAGGGCACAGCTTCGTGCCAAAGCCAACTAA
- the LOC129830334 gene encoding eukaryotic translation initiation factor 2 subunit 2-like isoform X2 → MIFDPNMTKKKKKKKKPFMLEEESGDGVAEDTQQVEAKEVEPDGGEDREFDLDEDEGRKKEQSDDLDDLNFFNQKKKKKKPKKVFDNDIEEGIKELKIEGEQSEAAEEDDLDLQLPAKKKKSKKVDFQEEGEILEKDDTPEDDEGKNNDGISFSSQSGPAWLGTDRDYTYDELLNSVFNIMREKNPDMVAGEKRKFVMKPPQVVRVGTKKTSFVNFTDICKLLHRQPKHLLAFLLAELGTSGSIDGNNQLVIKGRFQQKQIENVLRRYIKEYVTCHTCRSPDTILQKDTRLYFLQCETCHSRCSVASIKTGFQAVTGKRAQLRAKAN, encoded by the exons ATGATATTCGACCCCAAcatgaccaagaagaagaagaagaaaaagaagccttTCATGCTGGAAGAAGAAAGTGGAGACGGAGTGGCAGAGGACACACAGCAGGTAGAGGCCAAGGAGGTGGAACCTGACGGTGGGGAGGACAGAGAGTTCGACCTGGACGAGGACGAGGGAAGGAAGAAAG AGCAATCCGACGATCTTGATGACCTGAACTTTTTCAaccagaagaaaaagaagaagaagcccAAGAAAGTGTTTGATAATGACATTGAGGAGGGGATAAAG GAGCTGAAAATTGAAGGAGAGCAGAGCGAGGCAGCGGAAGAGGACGACCTGGATCTTCAGTTGCCTGCAAAGAAAAAAAAGTCCAAGAAGGTTGACTtccaggaggaaggagagatactTGAGAAGGACGATA CTCCCGAGGACGATGAGGGGAAAAACAATGATGGCATCTCATTCAGCTCCCAGTCTGGTCCGGCGTGgttagggacagacagagactacACATATGACGAG CTGCTGAACAGTGTCTTCAACATCATGCGGGAGAAGAACCCTGACATGGTGGCCGGAGAGAAGAGAAAGTTTGTTATGAAGCCTCCTCAGGTGGTCCGAGTGGGCACCAAGAAGACCTCGTTTGTCAACTTCACGGATATCTGTAAACT GTTGCATCGTCAGCCAAAACATCTTCTGGCATTTTTGTTGGCTGAGCTGGGGACAAG TGGCTCCATAGATGGAAATAATCAGCTTGTGATCAAAGGAAGATTTCAACAGAAACAGATTGAAAATGTCTTGAGAAGATATATTA AAGAATATGTGACGTGTCACACGTGTCGCTCCCCTGACACCATCCTACAAAAGGACACCCGTCTCTACTTCCTCCAGTGTGAGACCTGCCACTCACGCTGCTCCGTGGCCAGCATCAAGACTGGCTTCCAGGCTGTCACGGGCAAGAGGGCACAGCTTCGTGCCAAAGCCAACTAA